The following proteins are co-located in the Hevea brasiliensis isolate MT/VB/25A 57/8 chromosome 11, ASM3005281v1, whole genome shotgun sequence genome:
- the LOC131170209 gene encoding uncharacterized protein LOC131170209: MHQPLSVAASGLGASAGPSDTHQTISEVGEAQHSQRTVNHQDFLPINLATRTIRNSHPQLPAQLAIHLSFDCVPKTSSVIAIVQPTPPMQQPIPVSYFLESMQPFQWNDVTRSRTGLPFTSTYTLNGGDASLVEGVVLYSMRQDLDRFRHVFISKTIPSRQSCYPDLPMINYTVSHGLPKDSDLDEEIEDEMTEEIEELEELMIEYRRGLAGAFIEAHMKQQLYEANVVGSPLKDEKCCICQENYADGEDLWKLDCGHYFHFDSIKQWLIQKNNYPICKRKAL, encoded by the exons ATGCATCAGCCTTTAAGTGTTGCAGCAAGTGGACTTGGAGCTAGTGCAGGGCCAAGTGATACCCATCAAACCATAAGTGAGGTAGGAGAAGCTCAGCACTCCCAGAGAACTGTGAATCATCAAGATTTTTTGCCAATTAACTTGGCAACAAGGACCATTAGGAATTCTCATCCACAGTTACCTGCTCAACTAGCTATTCATTTATCATTTGATTGTGTTCCAAAAACTAGCTCAGTGATTGCAATAGTTCAACCTACTCCTCCAATGCAACAGCCTATCCCTGTTTCTTATTTTTTAGAAAGTATGCAGCCTTTCCAGTGGAATGATGTCACTAGGTCAAGAACTGGTCTACCCTTCACTTCTACTTATACTCTAAATGGAGGAGATGCATCACTTGTTGAAG GGGTGGTTCTTTACAGCATGAGGCAGGATCTGGATAGATTTAGGCATGTTTTTATCTCTAAAACCATTCCATCAAGGCAAAGCTGTTATCCA GATTTGCCGATGATCAACTACACAGTGTCGCATGGTCTACCTAAAGATTCTGATCTAGATGAAGAAATAGAGGATGAAATGACCGag GAAATAGAGGAATTAGAGGAGCTTATGATAGAGTATCGCCGTGGACTAGCTGGGGCTTTTATTGAGGCACATATGAAGCAGCAACTGTATGAAGCAAATGTAGTAGGATCTCCCCTAAAAGATGAAAAATGTTGCATCTGTCAG GAGAATTATGCCGACGGCGAAGATCTTTGGAAGCTGGACTGTGGGCATTACTTTCACTTTGACAGCATTAAGCAGTGGCTGATCCAGAAGAATAACTACCCCATCTGCAAAAGGAAAGCGTTGTAA